One window of uncultured Erythrobacter sp. genomic DNA carries:
- a CDS encoding NADH-quinone oxidoreductase subunit A: protein MVDLEQYLPILIFIFIAFGLSVLFVFLPMGVSRLTGAHNPDAEKLSEYECGFPAFEDARSQFDVRFYLVAISFIIFDLEAAFLFPWAVSLGETGWVGWIGMMTFLGILAIGLAYEWKKGALDWE, encoded by the coding sequence GTGGTAGACCTCGAACAGTATCTGCCGATACTGATCTTCATCTTCATCGCATTCGGACTGTCGGTCCTGTTTGTGTTCCTGCCGATGGGCGTTTCGCGCCTGACCGGCGCACACAACCCCGATGCCGAGAAACTCTCTGAATATGAATGCGGATTTCCCGCTTTCGAGGATGCGCGCAGCCAGTTTGACGTGCGCTTTTACCTCGTCGCGATCAGCTTCATCATCTTCGATCTCGAAGCCGCCTTTCTGTTCCCCTGGGCTGTCAGCCTGGGTGAGACGGGCTGGGTGGGCTGGATCGGCATGATGACCTTCCTCGGCATCCTCGCCATCGGCCTTGCCTATGAGTGGAAGAAGGGAGCCCTTGATTGGGAATGA
- a CDS encoding coniferyl aldehyde dehydrogenase, whose protein sequence is MANRNEFTGRTIMADDRREELEALLRRQRDAFTASRPENMSMRKDRIKRAMALVKDHGENLCKAMSADFGNRAMEQSMLTDIAATVGAGKHALKNMDKWAKTSKRSVQFPLGLLGAKAEVRYEPKGVIGILSPWNFPVQLAFGPLMQILAAGNRAMIKPSEFTERTSLLMAELTQEYFTPDEVAIVTGGPEVAAAFSSLSFDHLVFTGSTATGRRVMESASKNLVPVTLELGGKSPVIMGRSADYAKAGERIALGKMMNAGQICLAPDYMYVPEDKQDEAVAGVTNGVSAMYPTLLENDDYASIVSDRHFERLQGMVEDARDKGAEVIEVNPGNEDFSNANQRKMPLTILKNVTEEMTAMQEEIFGPVLPVKTYRAVDEAVDYVNENDRPLGLYYFGEDKSEQERVLTRTISGGVTTNDVIFHISMEELPFGGVGPSGMGSYHAIEGFREFSHARAVYHQPKIDIAKLGGFKPPYGKATEKAAAQMMK, encoded by the coding sequence ATGGCAAATCGAAACGAATTTACCGGGAGAACAATAATGGCCGATGACCGCCGCGAGGAACTCGAAGCCCTGCTTAGGCGCCAACGCGATGCCTTCACCGCTTCGCGTCCAGAAAACATGTCGATGCGCAAGGACCGGATCAAGCGCGCAATGGCGCTGGTCAAGGATCACGGCGAGAATCTGTGCAAGGCCATGAGCGCCGACTTCGGCAATCGCGCGATGGAACAGTCGATGCTGACCGACATCGCCGCGACCGTGGGAGCGGGCAAGCACGCGCTCAAGAATATGGACAAGTGGGCCAAGACGTCGAAGCGTTCGGTCCAGTTTCCGCTCGGTCTGCTGGGTGCGAAGGCAGAGGTTCGCTACGAACCCAAGGGTGTGATCGGCATTCTCAGCCCGTGGAACTTCCCTGTGCAACTCGCCTTCGGTCCGCTGATGCAAATTCTGGCAGCGGGCAATCGCGCGATGATCAAGCCAAGCGAATTTACCGAGCGCACCAGCCTGTTGATGGCTGAGCTCACTCAGGAATATTTCACCCCTGACGAAGTGGCCATCGTGACAGGTGGGCCGGAAGTCGCCGCCGCATTCTCTTCGCTGTCTTTCGATCATCTGGTCTTCACCGGATCGACCGCCACCGGTCGCCGGGTTATGGAATCGGCGTCCAAGAACCTCGTGCCCGTCACGCTGGAACTGGGCGGCAAGTCGCCGGTCATCATGGGCCGCAGCGCCGACTACGCCAAGGCGGGCGAGCGGATTGCGCTGGGCAAGATGATGAATGCCGGCCAGATCTGCCTCGCGCCTGACTATATGTATGTGCCTGAGGATAAGCAGGACGAAGCCGTCGCAGGTGTGACCAACGGCGTTTCCGCCATGTATCCGACCTTGCTCGAAAATGATGACTACGCCTCGATCGTGTCGGACCGCCATTTCGAGCGGCTTCAGGGTATGGTCGAAGACGCGCGCGACAAGGGCGCGGAAGTGATCGAGGTCAATCCGGGCAATGAAGACTTCTCCAACGCCAACCAGCGCAAAATGCCGCTCACCATTCTCAAGAATGTAACCGAGGAAATGACCGCGATGCAGGAGGAAATCTTCGGCCCGGTCCTGCCGGTCAAAACCTATCGCGCGGTTGATGAGGCGGTCGATTACGTCAACGAGAATGACCGTCCGCTGGGCCTCTATTACTTTGGCGAGGACAAGTCTGAGCAGGAGCGCGTGCTGACCCGCACGATTTCCGGCGGCGTGACCACCAATGACGTGATCTTCCACATCTCGATGGAGGAACTGCCCTTTGGCGGAGTCGGTCCGTCGGGGATGGGCAGCTATCACGCGATCGAGGGCTTCCGCGAGTTCAGCCATGCACGCGCAGTCTATCACCAACCCAAGATCGACATCGCCAAGCTCGGCGGGTTCAAACCTCCCTATGGCAAGGCAACCGAGAAAGCCGCTGCCCAGATGATGAAATGA
- a CDS encoding acetyl-CoA C-acyltransferase, translated as MSQFNAADPIVILSYARTPMGGMQGALADVSATDLGATAVKAAVERSGVAGEKFDRAYMGCVLPAGLGQAPARQAMVKAGLPTSVQATTVNKVCGSGMQTVIMGAEALASGSVDYVVAGGMESMTNAPYLLKKHRSGARIGHDTTYDHMFLDGLEDAYEEGRAMGTFAQDTANEYQLTREEQDAYSIESLSRANAAIESGAFADEVVPVTFSTRKGEVTVDTDEQPGRGRPDKIPTLRAAFAKDGTITAATSSSISDGAAAVVLTRESLANENGHKPVAKVVAMAAHAREPKDFTVAPVGAIEKVLANAGWSIDDVDLWEVNEAFACVAMFAMRDIRIDHAKINVNGGATALGHPIGASGTRIIVTLINALKTQGKTRGVASLCIGGGEATAVAVELV; from the coding sequence ATGAGCCAGTTCAACGCCGCCGATCCAATTGTCATTCTTTCCTATGCGCGCACTCCAATGGGCGGCATGCAAGGCGCGCTGGCGGATGTTTCGGCGACTGATCTGGGCGCGACGGCAGTGAAGGCTGCGGTCGAGCGCTCGGGTGTTGCGGGCGAGAAGTTTGACCGCGCCTATATGGGCTGTGTTCTTCCCGCAGGTCTGGGTCAGGCCCCTGCGCGGCAAGCCATGGTCAAGGCAGGCCTGCCGACCTCTGTCCAGGCAACCACGGTCAACAAAGTGTGCGGCAGCGGTATGCAGACCGTCATTATGGGCGCAGAAGCACTCGCTAGCGGCAGCGTCGATTATGTCGTCGCAGGCGGGATGGAAAGCATGACCAACGCGCCGTACCTGCTCAAGAAGCACCGCTCCGGCGCGCGGATTGGCCACGACACCACCTATGACCACATGTTCCTCGACGGGCTGGAAGACGCCTATGAGGAAGGCCGCGCGATGGGCACATTCGCTCAGGACACAGCCAACGAATACCAGCTGACCCGCGAAGAGCAGGACGCTTACTCGATCGAATCGCTCTCCCGCGCCAATGCCGCGATTGAAAGCGGCGCGTTTGCTGACGAAGTGGTTCCCGTGACCTTCTCGACCCGCAAGGGTGAAGTCACCGTCGATACAGACGAACAGCCCGGCCGCGGCCGCCCGGACAAGATCCCGACCCTGCGCGCCGCCTTCGCCAAGGACGGCACGATCACCGCGGCGACATCCAGCTCGATCTCAGACGGCGCGGCTGCTGTCGTCCTGACGCGCGAGAGCCTTGCCAACGAAAACGGGCACAAGCCAGTTGCCAAGGTCGTCGCCATGGCCGCCCATGCGCGCGAGCCCAAGGACTTCACTGTTGCTCCGGTTGGCGCGATTGAGAAGGTCCTCGCCAATGCCGGTTGGAGCATCGACGACGTGGACCTTTGGGAAGTGAACGAGGCATTTGCCTGCGTCGCCATGTTCGCGATGCGCGACATCCGGATCGACCACGCAAAGATCAACGTAAACGGCGGCGCGACCGCTTTGGGCCACCCCATCGGCGCATCAGGCACGCGGATCATTGTAACGCTGATCAATGCGCTCAAGACGCAAGGCAAGACGCGCGGCGTCGCAAGCCTTTGCATCGGCGGCGGTGAAGCAACGGCGGTGGCTGTCGAGCTGGTCTAG
- a CDS encoding SH3 domain-containing protein has translation MNALRFPTLFALLLAFAASLTFTPAQAQDREVPYWATLRFDEVNMRVGPSEQYKIDWVYKREGLPVKVVRLREGWRLVQDHEGVQGWIAASQLSPRLGALVVGEGLADMREAPSASSALRWHAEPGVVGELLRCREGFCEIDVGGRSGWIAEDRIWGAGEMEPAE, from the coding sequence ATGAACGCGCTCAGATTCCCCACCCTTTTTGCACTCCTGCTGGCTTTCGCAGCGAGCCTCACATTCACGCCCGCGCAGGCGCAGGATCGCGAGGTGCCTTATTGGGCAACCTTGCGCTTCGACGAGGTCAATATGCGCGTGGGCCCGAGCGAGCAGTATAAGATCGACTGGGTTTACAAGCGCGAAGGTCTACCGGTGAAGGTCGTGCGGCTGCGCGAAGGTTGGCGACTGGTACAGGACCACGAAGGCGTGCAAGGCTGGATCGCCGCTAGCCAGCTCAGCCCGCGCCTTGGTGCGCTAGTGGTGGGCGAAGGGCTTGCCGATATGCGCGAGGCTCCTTCGGCCAGCTCCGCGCTAAGATGGCACGCGGAGCCGGGCGTTGTCGGAGAGTTGCTGCGCTGCCGTGAGGGTTTCTGCGAGATCGACGTAGGCGGCCGCTCGGGCTGGATCGCGGAAGACCGGATCTGGGGCGCAGGCGAAATGGAACCGGCTGAGTAA
- a CDS encoding D-glycerate dehydrogenase: protein MAEPHSPPQFPDGKPKVVVTRHLMPSVEARMSELYDAQLNTDDTPMTRDELIAAMQTCDVLVPTVTDRIDAEMIAGAGERLRLIASFGAGTEHIDLKAAAARKIIVTNTPGVFTDDTADIAMAGIIGVPRRIREGTALVRRGEWTGWAPSGMLGRKLAGKVLGIVGMGRIGQAVAHRARAFGLEIAYTNRKQLPAALEQMLGARFVADVDALMGEADILTLHCPLNDASRGMIDARRIALLKPGASIINTARGELIDQEALIAALQSGHLAGAGLDVYPDEPNVDRRLLDHPNVMTLPHIGSATAEGREASGEKVIANIQFWKDGHRPPDQVLNALV, encoded by the coding sequence ATGGCCGAACCGCATTCTCCCCCGCAATTCCCCGATGGCAAACCCAAAGTGGTGGTCACACGCCACCTGATGCCCAGCGTCGAAGCGCGGATGAGCGAGCTTTATGATGCGCAGCTCAACACGGATGACACTCCGATGACCCGCGACGAGCTGATCGCGGCGATGCAGACATGCGACGTGCTGGTACCCACCGTGACCGACCGAATCGACGCAGAGATGATCGCGGGCGCTGGCGAGCGGCTTCGCCTGATCGCCAGTTTCGGCGCGGGGACCGAACATATCGACCTGAAAGCCGCCGCCGCGCGCAAGATCATCGTTACCAACACGCCCGGCGTCTTCACCGACGACACTGCCGATATCGCGATGGCCGGCATCATCGGCGTGCCACGGCGCATCCGCGAAGGCACGGCGCTGGTGCGGCGCGGCGAGTGGACCGGCTGGGCGCCTTCGGGAATGCTCGGGCGCAAGCTGGCGGGCAAAGTGCTCGGCATTGTTGGTATGGGGCGGATCGGACAGGCAGTTGCGCACCGCGCGCGCGCCTTTGGCCTTGAGATCGCTTACACCAACCGCAAGCAGCTTCCCGCAGCGCTTGAACAAATGCTGGGTGCGCGCTTTGTCGCCGATGTCGATGCGCTGATGGGCGAGGCGGATATTCTCACCCTGCACTGCCCGCTGAACGACGCATCGCGCGGGATGATCGATGCCCGCCGGATCGCTTTGCTGAAACCGGGCGCGAGCATCATCAACACTGCGCGCGGGGAATTGATCGACCAAGAGGCGCTGATTGCGGCTTTGCAATCCGGTCATCTCGCGGGCGCGGGCCTCGACGTCTATCCGGACGAGCCGAATGTCGACCGCCGCTTGCTCGATCATCCAAATGTGATGACCCTGCCCCATATCGGCAGCGCCACCGCCGAAGGCCGCGAGGCATCAGGCGAGAAGGTGATCGCCAATATCCAGTTCTGGAAAGACGGCCACCGCCCGCCCGATCAGGTGCTCAACGCGCTAGTTTAG
- a CDS encoding alpha/beta fold hydrolase → MSKAPPLSLGLREIPHVLHLWTSPFRKARKPVGGAAQIAGQPLIVVPGLVSGDRTTSLMRRSFDAAGFRTYGSTFRLLTGVTPERMARSEARLAEVVEQEGRKTVLVGWSLGGLISRVLAQRHPDKVAMVVTLGTPFSGDRRANNAWRLYHLLNDHTVDAPSVSDDISVKPPVHTVAIWSPIDGVIAPECARGQDGERDVAVEMRARHLAFGAQPKAIEQIVAIVSEQLANID, encoded by the coding sequence ATGAGCAAAGCGCCGCCCCTGTCGCTCGGCCTGCGCGAGATCCCGCATGTCCTGCATCTGTGGACGAGCCCCTTTCGCAAAGCGCGGAAGCCTGTTGGCGGAGCTGCGCAAATTGCGGGTCAGCCACTGATCGTAGTGCCGGGGCTGGTCTCCGGCGACCGCACGACTTCGCTGATGCGCCGGTCTTTCGATGCGGCGGGATTTCGGACCTATGGTTCAACATTCCGTCTGCTGACCGGTGTGACGCCTGAACGCATGGCTCGAAGTGAGGCTCGTTTGGCCGAAGTGGTTGAGCAGGAAGGGCGCAAAACGGTGCTGGTTGGGTGGAGCCTTGGTGGGTTGATCTCGCGAGTGCTTGCGCAGCGCCATCCGGATAAGGTTGCGATGGTGGTGACGCTGGGCACTCCCTTCTCAGGCGACAGGCGGGCGAACAACGCTTGGCGACTGTATCACTTGCTCAACGATCACACGGTCGATGCGCCGAGCGTTTCTGATGATATCAGCGTGAAGCCGCCGGTTCATACGGTTGCTATCTGGTCCCCCATCGACGGCGTGATCGCGCCTGAATGCGCGCGGGGTCAGGATGGCGAACGCGACGTGGCAGTCGAAATGCGCGCGCGGCACCTTGCCTTTGGCGCTCAGCCCAAGGCGATTGAGCAAATTGTCGCGATTGTCAGCGAGCAGCTCGCCAACATTGACTAA
- a CDS encoding GNAT family N-acetyltransferase produces the protein MEIRATDLGEAEVLALLELHHSEMQQFSPPGTCHVLDLDGLKQPGIEVFAAWDEGRLLAIGALKQHDGFGEIKSMRAHPDARGTGAGKAMLEHLIARGRELGLAQIKLETGRGTLFEAAVGLYKARGFEPCGSFAGYVPGDFTQLFALDIA, from the coding sequence ATGGAAATTCGCGCAACCGATCTGGGCGAGGCCGAAGTGCTGGCGCTGCTCGAACTGCATCATAGCGAAATGCAGCAATTCTCGCCGCCGGGCACTTGCCATGTGCTTGATCTGGACGGGTTGAAGCAGCCCGGGATCGAAGTCTTTGCGGCTTGGGATGAAGGCCGCCTGCTCGCAATCGGCGCGCTCAAGCAGCATGACGGCTTTGGCGAGATCAAGTCGATGCGCGCTCATCCCGATGCGCGGGGCACCGGCGCGGGCAAGGCAATGCTCGAACATCTGATCGCGCGAGGGCGAGAGTTGGGCCTTGCGCAGATCAAGCTGGAGACGGGTAGAGGCACATTGTTCGAGGCTGCAGTCGGCCTCTACAAAGCGCGCGGATTTGAACCCTGCGGATCGTTTGCGGGATATGTTCCGGGCGACTTCACCCAGTTGTTCGCGCTCGATATCGCATGA
- the fabA gene encoding bifunctional 3-hydroxydecanoyl-ACP dehydratase/trans-2-decenoyl-ACP isomerase has product MTDFPTSFDRDDLLRCARGELFGPGNAQLPEPPMLMMDRITDISGDGGEHGKGHVVAEFDIQPDLWFFDCHFPGNPIMPGCLGLDGLWQLTGFNLGWRGWKGRGYALGVGEVKLTGMVRPDRKMLTYYVDFTKAVQTRRLTMGVADGRVEADGETIYQVKDMKVALSEA; this is encoded by the coding sequence ATGACTGATTTCCCAACCAGCTTTGATCGCGATGATCTGCTGAGATGCGCGCGCGGCGAGCTGTTCGGCCCCGGCAATGCGCAATTGCCCGAACCGCCGATGCTGATGATGGACCGGATCACCGACATCTCTGGCGATGGCGGTGAGCATGGCAAGGGCCATGTCGTGGCAGAATTCGATATCCAGCCTGACCTTTGGTTCTTCGATTGCCATTTCCCCGGCAATCCGATCATGCCGGGCTGTCTTGGCCTAGACGGTCTTTGGCAGCTGACCGGTTTCAACCTCGGCTGGCGCGGCTGGAAAGGTCGCGGCTATGCGCTGGGTGTGGGCGAGGTCAAACTCACCGGCATGGTACGGCCTGATCGCAAGATGCTGACCTATTACGTCGATTTCACCAAGGCCGTGCAAACGCGCCGCCTGACCATGGGTGTGGCCGATGGCCGCGTTGAGGCAGACGGTGAAACCATCTATCAAGTCAAAGACATGAAAGTCGCTCTGTCGGAGGCCTGA
- a CDS encoding beta-ketoacyl-ACP synthase II, with translation MRRVVITGLGIVSSIGNNAAEVLASLKAGKSGITFNEDMAEHGFRSQIAGAVDLDLTEHVDKRTLRFMGPGAAYAHVAMGQAIADAGLEEKDVINPMTGVIAGSGGPSTSAMLAAHQTVLKNNSTKRIGPFAVPKTMSSTVSANLATAYQIKGMNFSITSACSTSLHCIGMAAQQIALGLQDVMFGGGGEELDWTLSCLFDAMGAMSSKYNDTPERASRAFDADRDGFVIGGGGAILVLESLEHAQARGAKIYAEVTGFCATSDGADMVAPSGEGGERAMRGAIKTLSEDRKVSYINAHGTSTPVGDVGEIEAVRRVFGDGSTPPVSSTKSMTGHSQGATGAQEAVYCLLALQNDFIIPSINVETLDPALKPEEIATSYVENAGLDTVMTNSFGFGGTNGSMLMSKFHG, from the coding sequence ATGCGTCGCGTCGTCATTACCGGACTGGGGATCGTCTCCTCGATTGGCAACAATGCAGCAGAAGTGCTGGCCTCGCTCAAAGCGGGCAAATCGGGCATCACCTTTAACGAGGATATGGCCGAGCACGGGTTCCGCTCGCAGATTGCGGGCGCGGTGGACCTTGATCTGACCGAACATGTCGACAAGCGCACTCTGCGCTTTATGGGGCCGGGCGCCGCCTACGCTCATGTCGCGATGGGTCAGGCGATTGCAGATGCCGGTCTTGAGGAAAAGGACGTCATCAATCCGATGACCGGTGTGATCGCCGGTTCGGGCGGCCCCTCGACCTCGGCCATGCTCGCCGCGCATCAGACGGTTCTGAAGAACAACAGCACCAAGCGGATTGGCCCGTTCGCAGTGCCCAAGACAATGTCCTCGACCGTGAGCGCAAACCTTGCGACCGCTTACCAGATCAAGGGCATGAACTTCTCGATCACTTCGGCTTGCTCCACCTCGCTCCACTGCATCGGCATGGCCGCGCAGCAGATCGCGCTGGGCCTGCAGGACGTGATGTTCGGCGGCGGCGGTGAAGAGCTCGACTGGACGCTTTCGTGCCTGTTCGACGCGATGGGCGCGATGTCGAGCAAGTATAACGACACCCCCGAACGCGCGAGCCGCGCATTCGACGCCGACCGCGACGGTTTCGTAATCGGCGGCGGCGGCGCGATCCTTGTGCTCGAAAGCCTCGAACACGCGCAGGCCCGCGGCGCGAAGATCTACGCCGAGGTCACCGGCTTCTGCGCCACATCCGACGGCGCCGACATGGTTGCCCCTTCAGGCGAAGGCGGCGAGCGGGCGATGCGCGGGGCGATCAAGACGCTCAGCGAAGACCGAAAAGTCAGCTATATCAACGCGCACGGCACCTCGACCCCGGTCGGCGATGTCGGCGAAATCGAAGCGGTTCGCCGCGTATTTGGAGACGGCTCGACCCCGCCGGTCAGCTCAACCAAGTCGATGACCGGGCACAGCCAGGGCGCTACCGGCGCGCAGGAAGCAGTCTATTGCCTCCTCGCGCTTCAGAACGACTTCATCATCCCCTCGATCAATGTCGAAACGCTAGATCCGGCGCTGAAGCCTGAAGAAATTGCCACCAGCTATGTCGAGAATGCCGGGCTGGATACGGTGATGACCAACAGCTTTGGCTTTGGCGGAACCAACGGCTCGATGCTGATGTCGAAGTTTCACGGGTAA
- a CDS encoding class I SAM-dependent methyltransferase has product MRALVILLPALAMLAACDSFFAAPEDRPVSAQDFPRPDRPVSEVVSNQFSNEDARDERGEAQAVMDMADITEGMTVADIGAGEGYYTVRLAARVGDDGRVLAQDIDRDALERLGRRVERERLENISIKLGEPDNPQLPTDSFDRIFLVHMYHEVTEPYAFLWRMWPALAEGGQIIVVDVDRPTNRHGIPPKLLFCEFEAIGYKLVEFVERPDLKGYFARFERGDTRSEPDIIEACSNG; this is encoded by the coding sequence ATGAGGGCGCTTGTAATCCTTTTGCCCGCGTTGGCGATGCTCGCTGCTTGCGACAGCTTCTTTGCGGCGCCAGAAGACCGCCCCGTTTCCGCGCAGGACTTTCCGCGCCCCGACCGGCCTGTTTCCGAAGTCGTCTCCAACCAGTTCTCCAACGAGGATGCGCGCGATGAGCGCGGCGAGGCTCAGGCGGTCATGGATATGGCTGACATCACCGAAGGGATGACGGTCGCTGATATCGGGGCGGGTGAGGGCTATTACACCGTCCGCCTCGCGGCTCGCGTGGGTGACGATGGACGCGTGCTCGCGCAAGATATTGACCGCGACGCGCTGGAGCGGCTTGGCCGACGCGTCGAGCGCGAGCGGCTAGAGAACATCTCGATCAAGCTGGGTGAGCCGGACAATCCGCAGCTGCCAACTGACAGTTTCGACCGGATATTCCTCGTCCATATGTATCACGAAGTGACCGAGCCTTACGCGTTCCTGTGGCGCATGTGGCCTGCTTTGGCAGAGGGCGGGCAGATCATCGTGGTCGATGTCGACCGGCCCACCAACCGCCACGGTATTCCGCCAAAGCTGCTCTTTTGCGAGTTTGAGGCGATTGGCTACAAGCTGGTCGAATTTGTCGAGCGGCCCGATCTGAAGGGTTATTTCGCGCGGTTCGAACGCGGCGATACGCGCAGTGAGCCCGATATTATCGAGGCTTGCAGCAACGGTTAG
- a CDS encoding caspase family protein, with product MAGLLLPASAQAEVKALLIGSNYESAENEALRLSNPRTDIRLISSALRTTSVSDLTVLEEPSAEEWQSGLDAWLDALSGDDIGFFYFAGHGFQIEGQNFLMSSDGKSLIPLDSLVTQITERARGAVIIIDACRNNPYFDAEPDDQIEVVEISGPTRSISYVTFSDLSTASGGLAQLANLRGLSAVAFFSTEPGNVAEDGPEPGKGSPFAIEFAKQIDRRQSLDEVFRKTAIAVTERTENRQSPWRQGDLAFDVFVSGMRALPIP from the coding sequence ATGGCGGGCCTCTTACTGCCTGCAAGCGCGCAGGCCGAGGTGAAGGCGCTTCTGATTGGCTCCAACTATGAAAGCGCCGAAAACGAAGCGTTGCGGCTTTCCAATCCGCGCACTGACATCCGGCTTATAAGTTCCGCGCTGCGCACCACCAGCGTTAGCGATCTGACCGTGCTGGAAGAGCCGAGCGCCGAGGAATGGCAGAGCGGCCTCGATGCGTGGCTGGATGCTTTGTCCGGCGATGATATCGGGTTCTTCTACTTCGCCGGGCACGGGTTCCAGATCGAGGGGCAGAATTTCTTGATGAGCTCGGATGGCAAGTCGCTGATCCCGCTTGATTCGCTGGTCACCCAGATAACCGAGCGAGCGCGCGGTGCGGTCATCATCATCGATGCCTGCCGCAACAATCCTTATTTCGACGCCGAGCCGGACGACCAGATCGAAGTGGTCGAGATTTCAGGGCCTACTCGCAGCATCAGCTACGTGACCTTTTCCGATCTGAGCACTGCATCAGGCGGGCTGGCGCAGCTGGCCAATTTGCGCGGGCTTTCGGCAGTCGCGTTCTTCTCAACCGAACCGGGCAATGTCGCCGAAGACGGCCCCGAGCCGGGTAAGGGCAGCCCCTTTGCGATCGAATTTGCCAAGCAGATTGACCGCCGCCAGTCACTCGACGAGGTGTTCCGCAAGACGGCGATTGCCGTGACCGAGCGGACCGAGAATCGCCAGTCGCCATGGCGGCAGGGCGACCTAGCATTTGATGTGTTCGTTTCGGGCATGCGGGCCTTGCCGATCCCATGA
- the prfB gene encoding peptide chain release factor 2: MRAEAQANIDRITAALDLVRQSLDWERALRRLDELNARVQDPTLWDDPKEAQKISREQKLLENAVGTVNDISAEMADAVEFIEMGEAEGEESIVNDGLASLEKLAARADADKVQALLSGEADGNDTYLEIHAGAGGTESQDWAEMLLRMYARWAERRGFKVETVEYQAGDQAGIKSATLHIKGENAYGYAKTESGVHRLVRISPYDSAAKRHTSFSSVWVYPVIDDDIEIEIDPSDLKIDTYRASGAGGQHVNTTDSAVRITHQPTGIVVASQNDRSQHKNRATAMNMLKARLFEREMAEREAAASGEYQEKSDIGWGHQIRSYVLQPYQMVKDLRTGWTSSSPDKVLDGEIDDYISAALAQRVTGEAVEVEDVE; the protein is encoded by the coding sequence ATGCGGGCCGAGGCCCAAGCCAATATCGACCGGATCACCGCCGCGCTTGATCTGGTGCGCCAATCGCTCGATTGGGAGCGCGCTTTGCGCCGCCTCGACGAGCTGAATGCCCGCGTTCAGGATCCGACCCTGTGGGACGATCCCAAGGAAGCGCAGAAGATCAGCCGCGAGCAGAAACTGCTCGAAAACGCGGTAGGCACGGTGAACGACATCTCCGCCGAAATGGCCGATGCGGTCGAGTTCATCGAAATGGGCGAGGCCGAGGGTGAGGAGAGCATCGTCAATGATGGGCTTGCCAGCCTCGAAAAGCTCGCAGCGCGCGCCGATGCGGACAAGGTGCAGGCGCTGCTTTCGGGTGAGGCTGACGGTAACGACACCTATCTCGAAATCCACGCAGGCGCAGGCGGGACCGAGTCCCAGGACTGGGCCGAAATGCTGCTGCGCATGTATGCCCGCTGGGCCGAACGGCGCGGCTTCAAGGTCGAGACGGTCGAATATCAGGCAGGCGATCAGGCCGGGATCAAGAGCGCGACTTTGCACATCAAAGGCGAGAACGCTTACGGCTATGCCAAGACCGAAAGCGGCGTCCACCGTCTTGTCCGCATCAGCCCCTATGACAGCGCAGCCAAGCGGCACACCAGCTTCTCCAGCGTGTGGGTCTATCCCGTCATCGACGACGATATCGAGATCGAGATCGACCCGAGCGACCTCAAGATCGACACCTACCGCGCCTCGGGAGCAGGCGGCCAGCACGTGAACACGACTGACTCCGCCGTGCGGATCACCCACCAGCCCACCGGCATCGTGGTGGCGAGTCAGAACGACCGCAGCCAGCACAAGAACCGCGCCACCGCGATGAACATGCTCAAAGCGCGGCTGTTCGAACGCGAAATGGCAGAGCGCGAAGCGGCGGCATCAGGTGAGTATCAGGAAAAGAGCGATATCGGGTGGGGCCACCAGATCCGCTCCTACGTCCTGCAACCCTATCAGATGGTCAAAGACCTGCGCACCGGTTGGACTTCGAGTTCGCCTGACAAGGTGCTCGATGGCGAGATCGACGATTACATCTCCGCCGCGCTGGCACAGCGCGTGACCGGCGAGGCTGTCGAAGTGGAGGATGTGGAATGA